In a genomic window of Nostoc sp. UHCC 0870:
- a CDS encoding permease codes for MNQLNNGFTIFLSLLVEAMPFLLLGVLFSSVLLFFVDERKLVERMPKNPLMGAIVGSLVGFLFPVCECGNVPVARRLLMQGVPTPVAVGFLLAAPTINPIVIWATWTAFRDQPEIVVLRVVFSLLIAIIIGYVFSFQTDLQPIVQPAIARYLKFNPPHKPEPKRRGQYQSGQQAANKPNILRSGTYILGGRAGMTTRLDANLVPADEPTLTTSKPPGDKLRLVLDNSIQELRELGGVMVLGSAIAAAIQVLAPRDLILSLGAGPITSILVMLVLAAVVSICSTVDSFFALSFASTFSTGSLLAFLVFGPMIDIKSVGLMLSMFKPKTIFYLFALAGQLTFLFTLFINLHVI; via the coding sequence ATGAATCAACTGAACAATGGTTTCACTATATTTCTGAGTCTGCTAGTCGAGGCGATGCCTTTTTTGCTTCTAGGGGTTTTATTCTCTAGTGTGCTGCTATTTTTTGTTGATGAGCGCAAACTAGTAGAGAGAATGCCCAAAAACCCACTAATGGGTGCTATAGTTGGCAGCCTGGTTGGCTTTTTGTTTCCGGTGTGTGAATGTGGCAATGTGCCGGTAGCAAGGCGGTTGCTGATGCAAGGAGTACCCACACCTGTAGCAGTTGGTTTTTTACTAGCAGCACCAACAATCAACCCGATTGTAATTTGGGCAACCTGGACAGCATTTCGCGATCAGCCAGAAATTGTAGTTCTGAGAGTGGTATTTTCTTTATTAATTGCCATCATTATCGGTTATGTGTTTAGTTTTCAAACAGACTTGCAACCCATAGTGCAACCAGCGATCGCCCGTTATTTGAAATTTAATCCCCCCCACAAACCAGAACCAAAACGCCGGGGTCAATATCAATCAGGACAACAAGCTGCCAACAAACCAAATATATTACGTTCTGGGACTTACATTTTAGGGGGAAGAGCAGGTATGACTACACGGCTGGATGCCAACTTAGTCCCAGCCGATGAACCCACCCTCACGACGAGTAAACCCCCAGGAGATAAACTCCGTCTGGTGCTAGATAATAGCATCCAAGAGTTGCGAGAATTGGGAGGCGTAATGGTTTTAGGTAGTGCGATCGCAGCAGCAATTCAAGTTCTAGCTCCCCGTGATTTAATTCTCAGCCTCGGTGCTGGGCCGATTACCTCAATTTTGGTCATGCTAGTGTTAGCCGCCGTCGTATCCATTTGTTCTACCGTCGATTCCTTTTTCGCCTTATCCTTCGCCTCAACCTTTAGCACTGGTTCTTTATTAGCATTTTTGGTATTCGGCCCCATGATTGACATCAAAAGCGTCGGCTTGATGTTATCCATGTTCAAACCCAAAACTATCTTTTACCTATTTGCCT